The following are encoded in a window of Colletotrichum lupini chromosome 3, complete sequence genomic DNA:
- a CDS encoding ZIP Zinc transporter, with product MPTGNQPQSHPTRTRSAAATEGQDNERQAWVVETYGVQRNLAMGSRKLLLCCVRRRQGSHPPHRFLSSFVFLLIRACACLLRNLQHSTPGIRLSSSSLPDILSLLRSSPAAETPSFLVPVLIRRPITLRDYTGQTYRLGELTFSPKQLLSRCSLSSLLLTGHHNHPTDKRSLTLPATPSCLGFRPEKFSPVHPSLHRQGPGSLPPYHWQLLQRLESDVMVRFTPAAAVAALLSTTSASLVARQTAASTTTTAAGSDPTAISQCSVASSTQICKAGTTEFTVLSTPTGTLPSSYTGCHKHATDLYCFYPDGEVEVVAANAPAATAATTTAAAAATGAPTAVSDCHLHGVTVFCMWGTTEYQVMTTPTNTAASAIPTAFTGCHAHGTDTYCLAPNGDDVEIVAEGAESSDHDDTSGEEPQGENCHFHAGVEHCVGAGESESSSGTRSCEKVTRDYNIPLRVGLLFVILVTSAFGVYFPIFMIKWMPTKTHTIFLILKQFGTGIIISTAFIHLYTHAQLMFGNECLGSLGYEGTTSAIVMAGIFLSFLVEYIGKRMVLAKMAANPGAMTRFSPETVTVLVLECGIIFHSILIGITLVVAGDTFFLTLFVVILFHQMFEGIALGTRIAQLGQPTPAEMAERPAPSAPAEVEQTASAEGSLNSLKKPSFSLVKKLILASPFALVTPIGMAIGIGVLSQFNGNDRDTIIAIGTLDALSAGILVWVGVVEMWAEDWMLPGAELLSTGPIVTTLAFFGLIAGMIIMSVLGKWA from the exons ATGCCCACGGGGAACCAACCTCAAAGTCATCCGACAAGGACAAGGTCAGCCGCCGCGACCGAGGGCCAAGACAATGAAAGACAAGCTTGGGTCGTGGAaacgtacggagtacagagGAACCTGGCAATGGGTTCTCGGAAGCTATTGCTTTGTTGCGTTAGGAGAAGA CAGGGATCCCATCCGCCGCATCGATTTCTGTCTTCATTCGTTTTCCTCCTCATTCGGGCCTGCGCATGCTTACTTCGCAACTTGCAACACTCTACGCCTGGTATTCGTCTCTCTTCTTCCAGCCTCCCTGACATCTTGTCCCTCTTGAGAAGTTCTCCCGCTGCAGAGACTCCCTCTTTCCTCGTCCCCGTCCTAATCCGCCGTCCCATCACCCTGAGGGACTACACCGGCCAGACGTACCGGCTCGGCGAATTGACTTTCTCACCTAAACAACTTCTCTCAAGGTGCTCACTCTCCTCACTTCTTCTGACGGGTC ACCATAACCACCCTACCGATAAGCGCAGCTTGACGCTTCCTGCAACACCATCCTGTCTTGGATTTCGTCCGGAGAAATTCAGCCCTGTCCACCCATCTCTGCACAGACAAGGCCCAGGCTCGCTTCCACCTTATCACTGGCAGCTTCTTCAACGTCTAGAATCAGACGTGATGGTCAGGTTCACTCCCGCTGCCGCCGTTGCGGCTCTTCTGAGTACTACCTCGGCCTCCCTTGTCGCGCGACAGACGGCTGCtagcaccaccaccacggcTGCTGGGTCTGATCCCACGGCCATCTCTCAGTGTTCCGTTGCTTCGTCTACTCA GATCTGCAAAGCTGGAACGACTGAGTTCACAGTCTTGTCTACCCCTACTGGCACACTGCCCAGTTCGTATACAGGATGCCACAAGCATGCCACTGACTT GTACTGCTTCTATCCGGATGGCGAGGTTGAAGTCGTGGCCGCTAATGCGCCCGCTGCCACCGCTGCCACGACgacggctgctgctgctgccactGGCGCACCCACGGCAGTGTCTGACTGCCACCTTCACGGAGTCACGGT CTTCTGTATGTGGGGTACTACGGAATATCAGGTCATGACGACGCCCACCAACACTGCCGCCTCAGCGATACCAACAGCCTTCACTGGTTGTCATGCCCACGGCACTGATACTTACTGTCTCGCTCCCAATGGAGATGATGTCGAAATTGTTGCCGAGGGTGCTGAGTCTTCCGACCATGACGACACGAGCGGAGAAGAACCTCAGGGAGAAAACTGCCACTTCCACGCCGGTGTCGAGCATTGCGTTGGCGCAGGCGAGAGCGAGAGCAGTAGCGGCACGAGAAGCTGCGAAAAGGTCACGCGAGACTATAACATTCCTCTGCGTGTCGGTCTTCTCTTTGTAATTCTGGTCACTAGCGCCTTTGGAGTCTACTTCCCCATCTTCATGATCAAGTGGATGCCCACCAAGACGCACACCATCTTCCTCATTCTCAAGCAGTTCGGCACGGGTATCATCATCTCTACCGCCTTCATCCATCTGTACACCCACGCCCAGCTCATGTTTGGCAATGAGTGTCTGGGCAGTCTTGGCTACGAGGGAACCACCTCTGCTATTGTCATGGCTGGTATCTTCCTGTCTTTCCTGGTTGAGTACATTGGAAAGCGCATGGTCTTGGCAAAGATGGCCGCCAATCCTGGCGCAATGACCCGTTTCTCCCCCGAGACAGTCACCGTCCTGGTCCTTGAGTGCGGCATCATCTTTCACTCTATTC TGATTGGTATCACCCTTGTTGTGGCTGGTGACACCTTCTTCCTGACCCTCTTTGTTGTCATTCTGTTCCACCAGATGTTTGAGGGTATCGCACTGGGCACTCGCATCGCCCAGCTCGGCCAGCCGACCCCGGCTGAAATGGCAGAGCGTCCTGCCCCGAGTGCGCCCGCCGAAGTCGAGCAAACCGCCTCCGCCGAGGGCAGCCTCAACTCCCTGAAGAAGCCCAGCTTCTCCCTCGTCAAGAAGCTTATTCTCGCCTCTCCCTTTGCGCTCGTCACACCCATCGGGATGGCCATCGGAATTGGCGTCCTCTCGCAATTCAACGGCAACGACCGCGACACAATCATCGCTATCGGTACCCTCGACGCGCTCTCAGCCGGTATCCTCGTCTGGGTTGGTGTTGTGGAGATGTGGGCCGAGGACTGGATGCTTCCTGGCGCGGAGCTCCTAAGCACTGGCCCGATTGTTACGACTCTTGCTTTCTTCGGTCTCATCGCCGGCATGATCATCATGAGCGTGCTCGGCAAGTGGGCTTGA
- a CDS encoding high-affinity nicotinic acid transporter → MATSREPISTLAYVVDHVQTFPEKTAKTESIDVSDPETGESNARPEFEKKLLRKIDLWLVGFYSLVYVFRVIDSANYSNAAIINLEAGTGIKKQLGLNPSQWAWTLSIFSYSYLIFEPTNTILLKLFRPSRWMFILIMAWGVSACCSAAAINFSGMMCVRFAIGMAEAGFFPSVLYHYAFWYKPEEMPQRIAFFYSVGQVSSALSGLLAYAISYMDQLGNVSGWRWLFILEGLPAIFLAFFAFWLPDYPESAKMLNEEERLYMKQRLASSVPKGEASWDFKSLKVMARDPTLYTFSLYWICHGIGGFGVGFALPTVIYQLGFTTTAYSQLMNIPPYVSAFLLLNTLGFMLQRKWIRPWVTAVGIESTIIVCYIILLFVDNPVVRYICLIVSVACAGCAYPVIWPERIRALEGTVASGIGIGLTNACAQFGYVQNDS, encoded by the exons ATGGCGACCTCAAGAGAGCCGATCAGCACATTGGCCTACGTTGTCGACCACGTACAGACCTTTCCCGAAAAGACAGCAAAAACAGAGAGCATAGATGTCTCCGATCCCGAAACCGGAGAAAGCAATGCTCGGCCCGAGTTTGAGAAGAAACTCTTGAGAAAGATCGACCTCTGGCTCGTGGGCTTCTACTCTCTAGTCTACGTCTTCCGCGTCATCGACAGCGCGAACTACTCCAATGCGGCCATCATCAACCTCGAGGCCGGCACTGGTATCAAGAAGCAGCTCGGGCTCAATCCATCACAATGGGCGTGGACGCTTTCAATCTTCTCATACAGCTATCTAATCTTTGAGCCCACCAACACGATCTTATTGAAGCTGTTCAGGCCTTCGAGATGGATGTTCATACTGATAATGGCATGGGGCGTTTCTGCGTGCTGCTCCGCCGCGGCGATAAACTTTTCAGGCATGATGTGTGTTCGTTTCGCGATCGGCATGGCTGAGGCAGGTTTTTTTCCGTCAGTGTTGTATCACTATGCGTTCTGGTACAAGCCGGAAGAGATGCCGCAGCGCATCGCCTTCTTTTACTCTGTCGGTCAGGTTTCTAGTGCGCTGTCGGGACTGTTGGCCTACGCCATTTCGTATATGGACCAGCTTGGTAACGTGTCCGGGTGGCGGTGGCTGTTTATCCTCGAAGGGCTGCCGGCTATCTTCCTTGCGTTCTTTGCGTTTTGGTTGCCTGACTATCCGGAGTCGGCCAAGATGTTAAATGAAGAGGAGCGACTGTATATGAAGCAGAGACTTGCCAGCTCTGTGCCCAAGGGAGAAGCGAGTTGGGACTTCAAGTCTTTGAAGGTCATGGCTCGAGACCCGACTCTATACACATTCAGTTTGTACTGGATCTGCCATGGTATCGGGGGGTTCGGGGTCGGGTTCGCGTTGCCGACTGTCATTTATCAGCTGGGCTTCACGACTACGGCTTATTCTCAGTTGATGAACATT CCTCCATATGTTTCGGCCTTCTTACTTCTGAACACGTTGGGCTTTATGCTTCAAAGAAAGTGGATCAGACCATGGGTGACAGCCGTAGGAA TTGAATCAACAATTATCGTATGCTATATCATTCTTCTCTTTGTCGATAACCCGGTGGTGCGCTACATCTGCTTGATCGTCTCCGTGGCCTGTGCTGGGTGCGCGTACCCAGTAATCTGGCCGGAGCGCATCAGAGCCCTTGAAGGAACCGTGGCATCTGGGATCGGCATTGGCTTGACAAATGCGTGCGCTCAATTCGGGTACGTCCAAAACGATTCCTAA
- a CDS encoding 2OG-Fe(II)oxygenase superfamily protein, producing the protein MAPSAVSPPPSNTDKLLVKPWSRPQPTTEDLDWAPLTTIDLSRFDEPGGKQELAKQLYDAISRVGFWVVTGTGIEDERVLRQFSIGNTFFREPLEEKRTYPCNFAEGEYFGYRENERWLGDTGVRENIEMLNIHKDIPAWKSVGRHRVVEENWDEIRDFHRDVWEVARKLFVLIAIILELPENYLADAHAYDQVSDDHLRYMIYNVRTEEEWDKAQAFSTGGHTDFGSLTLLFSQHVAGLQIRTPEGDWKYVKPVEGGITCNAADTLTFLTNGFIKSTIHRVVKPPKDQINIPRLGLLYFSRPGDHTPMRTLPSPLLDRLGLIREEDRDLSRPVPSGTEYVRARVKDVHYKKVLDKREGTSFQFKGLEVKNHYD; encoded by the exons ATGGCTCCCTCTGCAGTATCACCACCACCCTCCAATACCGATAAGCTGCTGGTCAAGCCCTGGTCCCGGCCGCAGCCAACAACAGAAGATCTAGACTGGGCGCCTCTCACCACTATTGATCTTTCACGTTTCGATGAGCCAGGTGGCAAGCAGGAACTAGCGAAACAACTCTACGATGCCATCTCGCGAGTTGGGTTCTGGGTTGTCACTGGCACCGGCATCGAGGATGAGCGAGTCCTGCGTCAATTCAGCATTGGAAACACATTCTTCAGAGAGCCACTCGAAGAAAAGCGCACTTATCCATGCAACTTTGCGGAAGGCGAGTACTTCGGATACAGGGAGAACGAGAGATGGCTTGGTGATACGGGTGTGAGGGAGAACATTGAGATG CTCAATATCCACAAGGACATCCCAGCGTGGAAAAGCGTCGGTCGTCATCGGGTTGTTGAAGAGAACTGGGATGAGATTCGAGACTTCCACCGCGACGTCTGGGAAGTTGCACGAAAGCTCTTCGTTCTCATCGCTATTATCTTGGAGCTCCCAGAAAACTATCTCGCTGATGCGCATGCCTATGATCAAGTATCGGATGATCATTTGCGGTACATGATCTACAACGTCCGGACTGAAGAGGAATGGGACAAAGCGCAAGCTTTCTCAACGGGCGGTCATACAGATTTCGGCAGCTTGACTCTCCTGTTTTCTCAACATGTTGCTGGTCTGCAAATCAGGACACCAGAAGGGGACTGGAAGTATGTGAAGCCCGTGGAGGGTGGTATTACGTGCAACGCGGCAGACACTTTGACGTTCCTCACAAACG GATTCATCAAGTCAACGATTCATCGAGTAGTCAAGCCTCCCAAAGACCAAATCAATATTCCTCGGCTGGGACTTTTGTATTTTAGTCGACCTGGGGACCACACGCCGATGAGAACGTTGCCATCACCCCTCCTGGATCGTCTTGGCTTGATCAGAGAGGAAGACCGAGACCTGAGCAGGCCAGTTCCATCAGGGACAGAGTACGTGCGGGCAAGAGTGAAGGATGTGCATTACAAGAAGGTGCTTGATAAGCGCGAAGGGACATCATTCCAGTTCAAGGGGCTGGAAGTCAAGAATCACTATGACTGA